A region from the Rhinoderma darwinii isolate aRhiDar2 chromosome 2, aRhiDar2.hap1, whole genome shotgun sequence genome encodes:
- the LOC142741031 gene encoding cyclin-dependent kinase 5 activator 1-like produces MGKAFSCCKLVPDVKSKVRVSRHEDTQKTKKGKNHHEPSNSCKYSITPVISADLKETLTTTKPPSVKMDSEYPVLKDQVSTQEQQIFNVPQRIILHTYTKKILKCLAVFLCRRCFQLYHLSPIDVVEWITSIDRQLLLQGWQDQGFLTSGTVVFLYMLCRDVISSQIRSEKELKATLLTCLYVSYCYMGHQISYPLSPFLVDGRKETFWYQCLSIIAHMSSKMMRLNTDPKYYSQMFVSLRAEGRQANENLLMSGLPGMMAREESSHGSYYTLYL; encoded by the coding sequence ATGGGGAAAGCTTTCAGCTGCTGCAAGCTGGTTCCCGATGTAAAGAGCAAAGTAAGAGTGAGCCGCCATGAAGACACACAGAAAACAAAGAAAGGAAAAAACCACCACGAACCAAGTAACAGTTGCAAGTATAGTATTACTCCAGTCATCAGTGCTGATCTGAAGGAGACTCTGACAACTACTAAGCCACCAAGCGTCAAGATGGACTCAGAATATCCAGTCCTCAAAGATCAAGTGTCCACTCAAGAGCAACAAATATTTAATGTTCCACAGCGCATCATACTACACACATACACCAAGAAGATTCTAAAATGTTTAGCAGTCTTTCTGTGCCGGAGATGCTTCCAGCTGTACCACCTTTCTCCAATAGATGTAGTAGAGTGGATAACAAGCAtagacagacaacttctccttcaaGGATGGCAGGACCAAGGATTTTTAACATCAGGCACTGTGGTGTTCCTGTACATGCTTTGCCGAGATGTCATCTCTTCCCAGATAAGAAGTGAGAAAGAACTAAAGGCAACCTTGTTAACATGCTTGTATGTGTCATATTGCTATATGGGACACCAGATCTCCTACCCACTAAGTCCCTTCCTGGTAGACGGCAGAAAGGAGACCTTTTGGTACCAATGTCTGTCCATCATTGCTCACATGAGCTCAAAGATGATGCGTCTCAATACTGACCCAAAGTATTACAGTCAGATGTTTGTGAGCCTTAGAGCTGAAGGAAGACAAGCAAACGAAAATCTTCTGATGAGTGGACTACCTGGAATGATGGCCAGAGAGGAAAGTTCACACGGATCATACTACACTTTATATCTCTGA